The window TAAGGCAGTAATCTATGATATTTATTTTATTCCCCCTCCTCCACTGGTTTGATAGCTGCTATCAAACCAGTGGAGGAGGGGGAATAAAAAAGAAAAAATGATTTGACTGGAGATATAGTACATTGCGGAGGTGTAAACACCATCCGCAAGGTTTAATTCTATTTATTTTACCAAAGCTCGAGAGCTTCGGTCATCATTGCCAGGGTTTGTTCTTCTTTGTAGCCTAATTGCTGCATAGCACCGGAGGGGCAAATGGCAGCGCAGGAGCCGCAGCCTTTACAGAGGGCGGAATTTACGTAGGCATATTCTTTGCCATTTCGCCAGAATAAGCTGGGTGCATCATAGGGGCACACAGCCACGCACATTCCACAACCGGCACACATATCAAGATCAACCTGAGCAATCACAGCTTCCGAGATGTATTCCTTAGAGCTGATGATGATGCAGGCACGTTCAGCGGCAGCTTTTGCCTGGGAGATCGTATCTTCCATTCCCTTGGGCGAATGAGCCAGTCCGGCAAGGAACATGCCTTCGGCAGAGAAATCCACGGGACGCAGTTTCACGTGCGCTTCCATAAAGAAATTATCTTCATTCAAGGGAATTTTGAGCATCTGAGAAAGAACATGGGCATCTGGTCGCGGTTCAATAGCCGGTGAGAGAATTACTCTATCGGGATTAAGCGTGATTTCAATTCCCAGAACGTGATCTTTCAATCTGATAGTGAGATTATTATCGGCATCAGATATGATCTCGGGCAGTTTATCTTCGGTATAACGGATAAATACAACACCTAACTGGCGAGCTTCCTGATAATATGTCTCATAGAATCCAAAAGTTCTGATATCACGATAAAGAATAGCAACTTCAATTTTGGGATTAATCTTTTTGAGAGCCATAGCGTTTTTAACTGCCTGAGAACAGCAGATGCGAGAGCAATAAGGATGCTCTTCATTTCTGGAGCCTACGCATTGAATGAAAACTGCGCTTTTGATTTTTTTACATTCCACATTTTGTTTTTCCAGTTGATGTTCCATTTCTCTCTGGGTAATTACTTTTTTATTTTTACCATATAAATATTCATGGGGAGTTGAAGCTTGAGCACCTGTGGCAATAATGATCACACCATGCTCATATTTGGTAATTTCACCTTTAGTATTGAGAGTAGTTTCGTAATTTCCGATATAGCCGGAAATCTCTTCAACTGTGGTATTGAGAAAGAGCTTCACATTTTTATTAGTCCCCATCTCATCTTTAAGATTTTGCAGGTAATCTCGGACGTAGGTGCCATCAAGAGTTTTTACCAATCCATTCAGATTACCACCGCAGCTATCTTCACGTTCGATGAGCGCAACCTCAAATCCCTGATTGGCAATGGAAAGAGCTGCTGTGATACCTGCAAGTCCGGCACCGATGACCAAGGCTTTCTGGGTGACATCGAGAGCAATAGAATGTAAAGGTTCTTGAAGTCGAGATTTTCCAATCGCAATTTTGGTGAGCAGTTTTGCTTTTTCAGTAGCTTTGGCATGGTCTTCACGATGCACCCAGCTGCACTGGTTTCTGATATTTGCCATCTCGAAGAGATAGGGGTTAAGTCCGGCTTCGCGGAGAGTTTCCTGGAAAAGCGGTTCGTGCGTACTGGGAGAGCAGGATGAGACAACTACTCGATTGAGCTTATATTCATCAATGATCTCTTTCATTGCCTGCTGAGTATCCTGAGAGCAGGTAAAGAGATTTTCACCCGCATATACCACATTAGGCAGGGTTTTGGCAAATTCCACCACACCGGGGACATCTACAATACTGCCGATATTAATACCGCAATGACAGATGAAAACGCCTATGCGGGATTTTTGACCAGCAACTGAGCGTTCAGGTGGATACACTTTTTTTGTGATCTGAGTGCCGCGAACTTCGGAAAGAATTTCTGCAGCGCCAGCTACAGCACCGGAAGCCTGCATAACAGTTTCCGGAATATCTTTGGGCGAAACAGCAGGACCACAGACAAATACACCTTCTCTTGTGGTATCAATTTGAGAAATTCCCAGATGATCAATAAAGTTATATTCATTAAGCCGAACGCCAAGAGCATCACCCAGCTTCACAATATCTTTGGGTGGATGAAGACCTACTGAAAGAACAACCAGTTCGAATTCTTCAATGACCATTTCACCGTTTTCTTTTACCTGATACAGTTCAAGGTTACCAGTTTCAGAGATTTCTTTTATTTTACCAATTCTGCCACGTTTAAATGTGACGCCAATATCCTTGGCTTTATCATAATATTTATCAAAATCTTTACCATGAGCACGGATATCCATGAAGAAAATGGTGGGTTCCACAGTTGGGACATGTTCTTTGGCAATAAGTGCTTCCTTCATGGCATACATGCAGCATACTGAGGAGCAGTATGGCATGTGCGAATCTTTGGTTCTTGAGCCAACGCATTGGATCCAGGCGATTTTAACCGGGGTTTTGGCATCAGAAGGTCTTTGGAGATGTCCTTCAAAAGGACCTGAAGCAGCCAGAATACGTTCAAACTGAATAGAAGTAACCACGTTTTTATATCTGCCATATCCATATTCGTGCATGGGAGTGGGATCATATTTTTCGGCACCCGTGGCAACAATAACGGAACCTACTTCGATATCTACCATTTCTCCTTTCATATCATGGAGGATAGCGCCAGCTTCGCAAACGATTTCGCATTGCAGACAGCCGGAGCAGATACCGCATTCAAGGCAGCGTTTTGCTTCTTTCTGAACTTCTTCTTCAGAGAATCCCAGCTCCATTTCATCAAAATTCTTTACTCGTTTTTCAGGAGATTGATTACGCATTTTCACCCGGTTTTCGGTTGGAACATAGGTCTGATATTCTCTGGCAGGTAATGGATTTTGTTCTTTCCTACCGGTTTTAAGATCTTCTCCCCGCAGAAAGCGATCAATGGAGATGGCAGCTTCATAAGCTTGTCCCACTGCTTCCACTACTGAAGCTGGTCCCAGAACCACATCACCACCAGCAAATACATCAGGACGACTGGTAATATAAGTAGTGGAATCTGCTGTGATAGTATTCCAGCGGGTAGTCTCGATTTCAGTGCTGTCAATAAGTGACAGATCAGAGGTTTGAGAGATAGCTATGAGCATATTATCAAATTCTTCAGTGAAAAATTCACCAGTAGGTTTGGGACGTCTTCTGCCACTGGCATCTTTTTCTCCCAGTTCCATAACGGCAAATTTAATGGCTTTCAAATTGCCATTTTCACCGATATTTTCAATTGGATTAGTGAGGAATTTAAATTTTACACCTTCTTCCTGGGCAGCCATGATCTCGTGCCTTTCTGCCGGCATTTCCCGGCGTGTACGACGATATATGAGGGTAACATCACTACCAAGCCTGATAGCGGTTCTGGCGCAATCTATGGCAGTATTTCCACCACCAATGACAGCAACTTTCTTACCCAGTTTTACTTCTTCATGATAATTTACTTTTTTCAGGAAATCTATTCCCCCAAAAACTCCAGTTAAATCTTCACCTTTAATTTTAAGAGACAAACTTACCTGGGCACCAATACCTATGTAAAATGCTTTATATTCACTATTTCTGAGATTTTCAATATCTTCAGGTGAATTAAGTGGATGATTTAGCTTAAGCTCAATACCTTCAGCAAGTATCTGATCGATTTCCCAATCGAGTTCATCTCTGGAAAGCCGATAGGGAGGAATGCAAGACCGCATCATCCCGCCAGCTTTAGAATCTTTTTCAAATATTGTAACCCGATAGCCTTGTTTTGCCAGATAATAAGCACATGAAAGCCCGGCAGGTCCCGCTCCTATAACGGCAATTTTTTCTTTATCTTTGGATACTGGCTGATCAGTTTTTTCAAATTCACTGTGATGTGAATGCACATAATCAGCAATAAAACGCTTAATAGAAGCAATTGCCAAAGGTTCATCATATTCACCTCTACGACAATCTCCCTCACAGGGATGGAAACAGACACGTCCACAAACGGATGGGAAAGGATTATTGCGTCTGATCAGATCATAAGCTTCTTTATATTTACCCTGAGCAACCAGAGCCACATATCCCTGAACGTGAATATTTGAGGGGCAGGCAATCTGACAGGGAGCAGTTTCCTTTTTATCAATCACAAAGGCATTCGGAGAAGCCTGAGCATATGGTTTATATATAGCTGTTTTGGCTACCAGATTTTCATCAAATATTGATACAGTCTGGATCGGGCAGACAGTGGCACATTCTCCACAGCCCGTACATGTATCAAGATCAACAAAACGAGGATGTTTATAAATTCTGGCAGTGAAATTTCCGGCTTCGCCTTCAAGTGATACCAGGTCAGCAGTGGTGATGAGCTCAATATTAAGATGTCTGCCACATTCCACCAGCTTAGGCGAGATCACGCACATGGCACAATCATTAGTAGGGAAGGTTTTGTCCAGTTGAGCCATTGTGCCGCCGATAGCGGGACTTTGTTCCAGAAGATATACTTTATAACCGGAGGCAGCAAGGTCCAGTGAAGATTGGATTCCGGCAATACCGGCACCCACTACGAGCACTGATCCTACTTTTTTATTTTCCATTTATACTATACTCCTTAGAAAACGAATTCTCTTGAAGATCAATTTTATTTACCATACCTGTGATAGTTCATCCTTCACAGACTTGCAGATTTCATCAGAATCATTCTTTTCGGGATGAAGCTTTGTAGTGATCATATCCGTGCGCAATTTCTGAATGAATTTATCAAGTTCTCTGATTTCCTGGTTTCTATTTTTGGGAACGTATCCCTGCCTGATAGCCATATCTCGCAGTACTCCGATTACATCAGTGAATTTAACTCCCTGAGGACAAAGGGCATAACAGGTATAGCAGCGGGAACACATCCAGAGAATATCAGAAGTAAGAACTTCTTCTTTTAGACCCAGCAGAGTCATTCTTATAATTTTGCGCGGGTCATAATCAGGATGAACTTCTGCTACTGGACAGGCAGCAGTGCAGGTGCCACAGGTAAAGCACTGCTTAAAATGTTCAGCACCGGGTTGAGCTGCAATTTCATTTTTGAAATTAGCATCTTTTTCTTTAAGAATAATTTTATCCATTTATTGCTCCTTATTAAAAAGATTCAGGGATTTTTTTGAGTTCTTCCAGGGAAAATACGGGACCATCTATGCAAATATATTTGGAACCTATCCCGCATCTACCGCATTTACCAATCCCACACTTCATGCGGCGTTCCAGCGATGTAAATATTTTAGAGTCTTCAAAGCCAATTTCCGAAAGAACCGGCAGGGTGTATTTGATCATAATGGGAGGTCCGCAAACCAGCACATAAGCAGAAGGGTCAAGTCCCACTTCTTTTGTGACAGTGGGAACAAAGCCGATTAATTTATCCCATCCGGGATACGGTTTATCAATTGTGAGATGCAAAGTGATGTCATCACGTTCTTCCCACTCTTTCAATTCATCTTTAAAAATAAAGAATTCAGGGGCTCTGGCACCATAGATCACTGTGATCTTGCCATAATCCTCACGATGATCAAGCATATAGATTATCATAGAGCGCAGAGTCGTGAAGGCAAATCCTCCACCAATAATTACTGTATCATTTCCTCGCAATTTTTCATCTGGATAACAATTGCCAAGGGGACCTCTTATGCCTACGACATCTCCTTCCTGGAGATAATGGATCTCCTCAGTGACAGATCCTGTGCGGCTAATAGTAAATTTTAGAATCCCCTTTTCAGTGGGAGAGGAAGCAATGCCAAAGGGAGATTCGCCCTTGCCCAGTATGGAAAATTCACAAAACTGCCCTGGCATGTAATCAAATTTATCTTCATCTTCTTTATTTACAAATGAGAGGTCAAAGGTACGCAGAGTTTTATCCGGGTCTTCGTTGATGATCCTCTCCAGTTTCATTGGAATCGGTATATAAGTATTTGACATATATATATCCTCTTCTATTTACACTTTATTATATTCAAGAATTTTTTGAATGACTTCACGTATATCCAGATTGACGGGGCATACTTTAACGCATCTTCCGCAACCTGTGCACAGGAACTGCTGATAATTTTCTACAAAATAATTATATTTGTGCATCACCCGTTGACGAACACGATAGGTGGATAATTCACGAGGATTATGACCAGAAGCTTCTTTTGTGAACAACTGATACATGCAGCAATCCCAAAGACGTACTCTTTTTCCTTTATCTTCTTTACCTTCATCTCTCATGTCAAAACAATGACAGGTAGGACAGATATAGGCACAAGCTCCGCAATTAATACATTTGGCACTTAGTTCATCCCAGATGGGGTCATCCCAAATAGTCAGGAGTTTGTCTTTTAAGCCATTCAGATTTACTACAGGGGGCATATACGATTCAGCCTTCTCCCTTAATACTTCAATTTTATCAAGATCTGCCTGATCAATCTGGCTCGTTTCCTGATAGCTATCTAAAAATTTGATGCCTTTTTCACTTATTCCTTCCAGCAAATATTCATCTCCAGTATCTATCACAAATACATCGGAATCTGTGGAATCATAAGGACCACTTTCAAACCAGTTGCAAAAGCAGGTGGAAGGAGGTTCATTGCAGGCAAAAGAGAAAAGAAGACAATTTTTGTATCTGGCAATCCAGTAGGGGTCTTTATACATTTCTTTATCAGGCATCTGATAGGCATTTGCAAATACTTTATCCAGCATTCTGATACTTTTTGTGTCACAGGTTCGCAATCCCCAGCCGGCAATAGGTTTTTTCATTTCAGATGGAGTTTGAATACCCTCTTTTGTATAAGTGAACATCACTTCTGATTGGGGAAAGAAAATATCTTTGGGATTCAGAGAGGTATTATACTTTGATTTATTGATCTCACTGGCAGAACTGATCTTTTTGAAGGCAGTTTCCTTGCCATGTATTACAGGAGCATACACCTGATAATTCAGAGACAGAAAATCAATCAAAGAGGTGAGTTGATCATATTTAATTTTAACCATAATTAACCTAATATAAAATCCTGTTTTTCGTTTTCACAGTAGGAAGCCATGGCTGGCTTTTCATTAATGTCCAACCCGGCGGTATAACCAAAGCGTTCTTTCATTTCTTTTTCCACTTTTTTATTGAGTGGACGTAAATCAATATTGACTGGGCAGGCACTCACACAAGCACCACAATCTACACAACGCCCGGCAAGGTGGAGATTTCTGATGAGGTGGAAGATGATATTATCAGTAACTTCCGGGGTTTTTCCAATCCATTGAGGATCATTATTATCTACAAAGCAATAATTACAGTAGCATGAAGGGCACACATTACGGCAGGCATAGCAGCGAATACATTTGGAATATTCTTCCGTGATAAGTTGCCATCTTTCTGCAGATGATTTTTTCTCAAAATCCTCTACTAGTTTAAATTCATCCTGCACATCTATTTCACCACGATGTTCACCAATAAAGTGATCATATTCAGGAGCATCAGGATATCGGCAGAACAAGCAGCAATCTCTCAGGACTTGTTCGCGAGGAACTTTTATTTCAAAATCTCTGCCTTTCAGGATCACCTGATCTCCTTCTGTTTTCTGCTCCAAAACCTCTCTGCCATCAGTGATATTTATTATCTTTCGTGATTCATAAATACCCTGGCAGGGAACTCCAATAATTACAACATTTTCTCTT is drawn from Candidatus Stygibacter australis and contains these coding sequences:
- a CDS encoding 4Fe-4S dicluster domain-containing protein; its protein translation is MKELQEKVKQLLDNNEVEMVIGWGKGSLPLISTPVFIKNSADADQLIFDSTCRNNLATYLTKDRRRLGKKYNKIGIVVKGCDARSIVLYVTENQVKRENVVIIGVPCQGIYESRKIINITDGREVLEQKTEGDQVILKGRDFEIKVPREQVLRDCCLFCRYPDAPEYDHFIGEHRGEIDVQDEFKLVEDFEKKSSAERWQLITEEYSKCIRCYACRNVCPSCYCNYCFVDNNDPQWIGKTPEVTDNIIFHLIRNLHLAGRCVDCGACVSACPVNIDLRPLNKKVEKEMKERFGYTAGLDINEKPAMASYCENEKQDFILG
- a CDS encoding FAD-dependent oxidoreductase, which produces MIDKKETAPCQIACPSNIHVQGYVALVAQGKYKEAYDLIRRNNPFPSVCGRVCFHPCEGDCRRGEYDEPLAIASIKRFIADYVHSHHSEFEKTDQPVSKDKEKIAVIGAGPAGLSCAYYLAKQGYRVTIFEKDSKAGGMMRSCIPPYRLSRDELDWEIDQILAEGIELKLNHPLNSPEDIENLRNSEYKAFYIGIGAQVSLSLKIKGEDLTGVFGGIDFLKKVNYHEEVKLGKKVAVIGGGNTAIDCARTAIRLGSDVTLIYRRTRREMPAERHEIMAAQEEGVKFKFLTNPIENIGENGNLKAIKFAVMELGEKDASGRRRPKPTGEFFTEEFDNMLIAISQTSDLSLIDSTEIETTRWNTITADSTTYITSRPDVFAGGDVVLGPASVVEAVGQAYEAAISIDRFLRGEDLKTGRKEQNPLPAREYQTYVPTENRVKMRNQSPEKRVKNFDEMELGFSEEEVQKEAKRCLECGICSGCLQCEIVCEAGAILHDMKGEMVDIEVGSVIVATGAEKYDPTPMHEYGYGRYKNVVTSIQFERILAASGPFEGHLQRPSDAKTPVKIAWIQCVGSRTKDSHMPYCSSVCCMYAMKEALIAKEHVPTVEPTIFFMDIRAHGKDFDKYYDKAKDIGVTFKRGRIGKIKEISETGNLELYQVKENGEMVIEEFELVVLSVGLHPPKDIVKLGDALGVRLNEYNFIDHLGISQIDTTREGVFVCGPAVSPKDIPETVMQASGAVAGAAEILSEVRGTQITKKVYPPERSVAGQKSRIGVFICHCGINIGSIVDVPGVVEFAKTLPNVVYAGENLFTCSQDTQQAMKEIIDEYKLNRVVVSSCSPSTHEPLFQETLREAGLNPYLFEMANIRNQCSWVHREDHAKATEKAKLLTKIAIGKSRLQEPLHSIALDVTQKALVIGAGLAGITAALSIANQGFEVALIEREDSCGGNLNGLVKTLDGTYVRDYLQNLKDEMGTNKNVKLFLNTTVEEISGYIGNYETTLNTKGEITKYEHGVIIIATGAQASTPHEYLYGKNKKVITQREMEHQLEKQNVECKKIKSAVFIQCVGSRNEEHPYCSRICCSQAVKNAMALKKINPKIEVAILYRDIRTFGFYETYYQEARQLGVVFIRYTEDKLPEIISDADNNLTIRLKDHVLGIEITLNPDRVILSPAIEPRPDAHVLSQMLKIPLNEDNFFMEAHVKLRPVDFSAEGMFLAGLAHSPKGMEDTISQAKAAAERACIIISSKEYISEAVIAQVDLDMCAGCGMCVAVCPYDAPSLFWRNGKEYAYVNSALCKGCGSCAAICPSGAMQQLGYKEEQTLAMMTEALELW
- a CDS encoding FAD/NAD(P)-binding protein, which produces MSNTYIPIPMKLERIINEDPDKTLRTFDLSFVNKEDEDKFDYMPGQFCEFSILGKGESPFGIASSPTEKGILKFTISRTGSVTEEIHYLQEGDVVGIRGPLGNCYPDEKLRGNDTVIIGGGFAFTTLRSMIIYMLDHREDYGKITVIYGARAPEFFIFKDELKEWEERDDITLHLTIDKPYPGWDKLIGFVPTVTKEVGLDPSAYVLVCGPPIMIKYTLPVLSEIGFEDSKIFTSLERRMKCGIGKCGRCGIGSKYICIDGPVFSLEELKKIPESF
- a CDS encoding 4Fe-4S dicluster domain-containing protein, whose amino-acid sequence is MVKIKYDQLTSLIDFLSLNYQVYAPVIHGKETAFKKISSASEINKSKYNTSLNPKDIFFPQSEVMFTYTKEGIQTPSEMKKPIAGWGLRTCDTKSIRMLDKVFANAYQMPDKEMYKDPYWIARYKNCLLFSFACNEPPSTCFCNWFESGPYDSTDSDVFVIDTGDEYLLEGISEKGIKFLDSYQETSQIDQADLDKIEVLREKAESYMPPVVNLNGLKDKLLTIWDDPIWDELSAKCINCGACAYICPTCHCFDMRDEGKEDKGKRVRLWDCCMYQLFTKEASGHNPRELSTYRVRQRVMHKYNYFVENYQQFLCTGCGRCVKVCPVNLDIREVIQKILEYNKV
- a CDS encoding 4Fe-4S dicluster domain-containing protein, whose protein sequence is MDKIILKEKDANFKNEIAAQPGAEHFKQCFTCGTCTAACPVAEVHPDYDPRKIIRMTLLGLKEEVLTSDILWMCSRCYTCYALCPQGVKFTDVIGVLRDMAIRQGYVPKNRNQEIRELDKFIQKLRTDMITTKLHPEKNDSDEICKSVKDELSQVW